A stretch of Saccharothrix texasensis DNA encodes these proteins:
- the sufD gene encoding Fe-S cluster assembly protein SufD produces the protein MAVTTEDQQHGLTAHSHGGAGKTGTAPISSRADHFTSFDVNAFEVPGGREEIWRFTPMKRLANLHNGAEATGTANVEVDAPEGVTVETAARGDERLGVAGTPGDRVAAQAWTSFTEATVVTLPGDAKSEPTTITVTGAGEGQVAYGHLHVRAEQFAEAVVVIDHRGSGAYADNIEFVVGDGAHLTVVAIQDWADDAVHVSSHHAKLGRDASFKHTVITLGGNVVRLTPTVTYTGRGGDAELLGLYFADAGQHLEHRTFIDHSASNCRSNVVYKGALQGEDAHTVWIGDVLIRAAAEGTETFELNRNLVLTDGARADSVPNLEIETGEIEGAGHASATGRFDDEQLFYLQARGIPEDQARRLVVRGFFHEILLKIAVPEVRERLEAAIEAELEAVGV, from the coding sequence ATGGCCGTCACCACCGAAGACCAGCAACACGGCCTGACGGCCCACTCGCACGGTGGAGCCGGGAAGACGGGCACCGCCCCGATCTCTTCGCGCGCGGACCACTTCACGTCCTTCGACGTGAACGCGTTCGAAGTGCCCGGCGGTCGCGAGGAGATCTGGCGCTTCACCCCCATGAAGCGCCTGGCGAACCTGCACAACGGCGCCGAGGCCACCGGCACCGCGAACGTCGAGGTCGACGCGCCGGAGGGCGTCACGGTCGAGACCGCGGCGCGCGGCGACGAGCGCCTCGGCGTCGCGGGCACCCCCGGTGACCGCGTCGCCGCCCAGGCCTGGACGTCGTTCACCGAGGCCACCGTCGTCACCCTCCCCGGTGACGCGAAGTCCGAGCCGACCACCATCACGGTGACCGGCGCGGGCGAGGGCCAGGTCGCCTACGGCCACCTGCACGTGCGCGCCGAGCAGTTCGCCGAGGCCGTCGTCGTCATCGACCACCGCGGCTCCGGCGCGTACGCCGACAACATCGAGTTCGTCGTCGGCGACGGCGCGCACCTCACCGTGGTCGCCATCCAGGACTGGGCCGACGACGCGGTGCACGTCTCGTCGCACCACGCCAAGCTGGGCCGCGACGCCTCGTTCAAGCACACCGTCATCACCCTCGGCGGCAACGTCGTCCGCCTCACGCCCACGGTCACCTACACCGGCCGCGGCGGCGACGCCGAACTGCTCGGCCTGTACTTCGCCGACGCCGGCCAGCACCTGGAGCACCGCACCTTCATCGACCACTCGGCGTCCAACTGCCGCAGCAACGTGGTCTACAAGGGCGCGTTGCAGGGCGAGGACGCGCACACGGTGTGGATCGGCGACGTGCTCATCCGCGCCGCCGCCGAGGGCACCGAGACCTTCGAGCTCAACCGGAACCTGGTGCTCACCGACGGCGCGCGCGCCGACTCGGTGCCCAACCTGGAGATCGAGACCGGCGAGATCGAAGGCGCGGGCCACGCCAGCGCCACCGGCCGGTTCGACGACGAGCAGCTGTTCTACCTCCAGGCCCGGGGCATCCCGGAGGACCAGGCGCGCCGGCTGGTCGTGCGCGGCTTCTTCCACGAGATCCTGCTCAAGATCGCCGTCCCCGAGGTGCGCGAGCGCCTGGAAGCCGCGATCGAGGCGGAGCTCGAAGCGGTGGGCGTGTGA
- a CDS encoding non-heme iron oxygenase ferredoxin subunit codes for MNRVCSLTDLDDGKPAAFEVGDEHTPVLLVRDGGTVHALRDLCSHAEVALSEGEVTRKGVECWLHGSCFDLRTGRPSSPPATEPVDVFAVELRGDDVYVDVTAAVN; via the coding sequence ATGAACAGGGTGTGCTCGCTGACCGACCTCGACGACGGCAAACCCGCCGCGTTCGAGGTCGGCGACGAGCACACCCCGGTCCTGCTCGTCCGCGACGGCGGCACCGTGCACGCCCTGCGCGACCTGTGCTCGCACGCCGAAGTGGCGCTCAGCGAGGGCGAGGTGACGCGCAAGGGCGTGGAGTGCTGGCTGCACGGGTCGTGCTTCGACCTGCGCACCGGCCGCCCGTCCTCGCCGCCCGCCACCGAGCCGGTCGACGTGTTCGCCGTCGAACTGCGCGGGGACGACGTCTACGTGGACGTCACCGCAGCGGTGAACTGA
- the sufC gene encoding Fe-S cluster assembly ATPase SufC, giving the protein MATLEIKDLHVSVNTDDGAKEILKGVDLTIKAGETHAIMGPNGSGKSTLSYAIAGHPKYDVTSGSVLLDGEDVLEMTVDERARAGVFLAMQYPVEVPGVSMSNFLRTAATAVRGEAPKLRHWVKEVKEAMSELDIDPAFAERSVNEGFSGGEKKRHEILQLGLLQPKIAILDETDSGLDVDALRVVSEGVNRYKRSGEVGVMLITHYTRILKYISPDFVHVFAGGRIAESGGPELADQLEAEGYVKYIGKPEAAGIA; this is encoded by the coding sequence ATGGCCACTCTGGAGATCAAGGACCTGCACGTCTCGGTCAACACCGACGACGGTGCCAAGGAGATCCTCAAGGGCGTCGACCTGACCATCAAGGCAGGCGAGACCCACGCGATCATGGGCCCCAACGGCTCGGGCAAGTCCACCTTGTCCTACGCCATCGCCGGGCACCCCAAGTACGACGTCACCTCCGGCAGCGTGCTGCTGGACGGCGAGGACGTGCTGGAGATGACCGTGGACGAGCGCGCCCGCGCGGGCGTGTTCCTCGCCATGCAGTACCCGGTCGAGGTGCCCGGCGTCTCGATGTCGAACTTCCTGCGCACCGCCGCCACCGCCGTGCGCGGCGAGGCGCCGAAGCTGCGCCACTGGGTCAAGGAGGTCAAGGAGGCGATGTCCGAGCTGGACATCGACCCGGCCTTCGCCGAGCGCTCCGTCAACGAGGGCTTCTCCGGCGGCGAGAAGAAGCGCCACGAGATCCTGCAGCTCGGGCTGCTCCAGCCGAAGATCGCCATCCTCGACGAGACCGACTCCGGCCTGGACGTCGACGCGCTGCGCGTCGTGTCCGAGGGCGTGAACCGGTACAAGCGGTCCGGTGAGGTCGGCGTCATGCTGATCACGCACTACACCCGGATCCTCAAGTACATCTCGCCCGACTTCGTGCACGTGTTCGCCGGTGGCCGCATCGCCGAGTCCGGCGGTCCGGAGCTGGCCGACCAGCTCGAGGCCGAGGGTTACGTGAAGTACATCGGAAAGCCGGAAGCAGCCGGCATCGCCTGA
- a CDS encoding cysteine desulfurase, producing MTTTATALDVATVRADFPILGRTVREGKRLVYLDSGATSQRPRQVLDAERAFLETANAAVHRGAHQLAEEATDAYEGARQKVADFVGVDYGEIVFTKNATEGVNLVAYAMGNAATAGPEAERFRLGPGDEIVVTEMEHHANLVPWQQLAARTGATLRWFGVTDEGRLDLSDLDSLITPATKVVAFTHQSNVLGTVNPVRVLADAARAVGALTVLDACQSVPHGPVDFKALGVDFAVFSGHKMLGPSGIGVLYGRRELLETLPPFLTGGSMIEMVHMAQSTFAPPPARFEAGVPMTSQAVALGAAVDYLDAIGMDRIAAHEHQLTELALRGLAEVPGVRVVGPTEAVDRGGAVSFVVDGIHAHDAGQVLDSLGVAVRVGHHCAWPLHRRMNAAATVRASFYLYNTPDEVTALVDAVREAQKFFGVV from the coding sequence GTGACCACCACCGCCACTGCACTGGACGTCGCTACCGTCCGCGCGGACTTCCCGATCCTGGGCCGCACCGTGCGGGAGGGGAAGCGGCTGGTCTACCTGGACTCCGGCGCCACCTCGCAACGCCCGAGGCAGGTCCTCGACGCCGAGCGCGCCTTCCTGGAGACCGCCAACGCCGCGGTGCACCGCGGGGCGCACCAACTGGCCGAAGAGGCCACCGACGCCTACGAGGGCGCCCGGCAGAAGGTCGCCGACTTCGTCGGCGTCGACTACGGCGAGATCGTCTTCACCAAGAACGCCACGGAAGGCGTGAACCTCGTCGCCTACGCGATGGGCAACGCCGCCACCGCGGGCCCCGAAGCCGAGCGGTTCCGCCTCGGCCCCGGCGACGAGATCGTCGTCACCGAGATGGAGCACCACGCGAACCTCGTGCCGTGGCAGCAGCTGGCCGCCCGCACGGGCGCGACGCTGCGCTGGTTCGGCGTGACGGACGAGGGCCGGCTCGACCTGTCCGACCTGGACTCGTTGATCACCCCGGCCACCAAGGTCGTCGCGTTCACCCACCAGTCGAACGTGCTCGGCACGGTCAACCCGGTGCGGGTGCTGGCCGACGCGGCCCGCGCGGTGGGCGCGCTCACCGTGCTCGACGCCTGCCAGTCCGTGCCGCACGGCCCGGTCGACTTCAAGGCGCTCGGCGTGGACTTCGCGGTGTTCAGCGGCCACAAGATGCTCGGGCCGTCCGGCATCGGCGTCCTGTACGGGCGCCGCGAGCTGCTCGAAACCCTGCCGCCGTTCCTCACCGGCGGGTCGATGATCGAGATGGTGCACATGGCGCAGTCGACGTTCGCGCCGCCACCCGCGCGGTTCGAAGCGGGCGTGCCCATGACGTCGCAGGCCGTGGCGCTCGGCGCGGCGGTCGACTACCTCGACGCCATCGGCATGGACCGGATCGCCGCGCACGAGCACCAGCTCACCGAACTGGCGCTGCGCGGCCTGGCCGAAGTGCCGGGCGTGCGGGTCGTGGGCCCCACGGAGGCGGTCGACCGAGGCGGCGCGGTGTCGTTCGTCGTCGACGGCATCCACGCGCACGACGCCGGCCAGGTCCTCGACAGCCTGGGCGTCGCGGTCCGCGTCGGCCACCACTGCGCGTGGCCCCTGCACCGGCGGATGAACGCCGCCGCCACCGTGCGGGCCAGCTTCTACCTGTACAACACACCGGACGAGGTGACCGCCCTGGTCGACGCCGTCCGCGAGGCGCAGAAGTTCTTCGGGGTGGTCTGA
- the sufU gene encoding Fe-S cluster assembly sulfur transfer protein SufU, with amino-acid sequence MQLQQMYQEIILDHYKNPHGRGLRDPYDAESHQINPTCGDEVTLRVSLDGDTVRDVSYDGQGCSISQASTSVLTDLVVGKPLGEAFEKMDAFVELMQGRGQVEPDEDVLEDGIAFAGVAKYPARVKCALLGWMAFKDAVARSEGAKA; translated from the coding sequence GTGCAGCTTCAGCAGATGTACCAGGAAATCATCCTGGACCACTACAAGAACCCGCACGGGCGCGGCCTGCGCGACCCGTACGACGCCGAGTCGCACCAGATCAACCCCACGTGCGGCGACGAGGTGACGCTGCGGGTCTCGCTCGACGGCGACACCGTGCGCGACGTGTCGTACGACGGGCAGGGCTGCTCCATCAGCCAGGCGTCCACCTCCGTGCTCACCGACCTGGTGGTCGGCAAGCCGCTGGGGGAGGCGTTCGAGAAGATGGACGCGTTCGTGGAGCTCATGCAGGGCCGCGGCCAGGTGGAACCCGACGAGGACGTCCTGGAGGACGGCATCGCGTTCGCGGGCGTGGCGAAGTACCCGGCGCGCGTGAAGTGCGCGCTGCTGGGGTGGATGGCGTTCAAGGACGCGGTGGCACGCAGCGAGGGAGCAAAGGCATGA
- a CDS encoding metal-sulfur cluster assembly factor, whose product MTAEQGMTAEEDVVRGIEGMPEPPAPKADVAAVDDVEEAMRDVVDPELGINVVDLGLVYDIRVDEENVALIDMTLTSAACPLTDVIEDQTRSALVGGGGGASGIVNDFRINWVWMPPWGPEKITDDGREQLRALGFTV is encoded by the coding sequence ATGACCGCCGAACAAGGCATGACCGCCGAAGAGGACGTGGTGCGCGGCATCGAGGGCATGCCCGAGCCGCCCGCGCCGAAGGCAGACGTGGCCGCGGTGGACGACGTCGAAGAAGCCATGCGCGACGTCGTCGACCCGGAGCTGGGCATCAACGTCGTGGACCTGGGCCTGGTCTACGACATCCGCGTCGACGAGGAGAACGTCGCCCTCATCGACATGACGCTGACGTCGGCGGCGTGCCCGTTGACGGACGTCATCGAGGACCAGACGCGGTCGGCGCTCGTGGGCGGCGGCGGCGGTGCGAGCGGGATCGTCAACGACTTCCGCATCAACTGGGTGTGGATGCCGCCGTGGGGGCCGGAGAAGATCACCGACGACGGCCGTGAGCAGCTGCGGGCCCTCGGGTTCACGGTCTGA
- a CDS encoding CBS domain-containing protein has protein sequence MTTAREIMNSGVQCVKEDQSLLDAARMMRDLNVGSLPICGKDDRLHGIITDRDIVLRCVAEGRDPASMRAGDMSGHLHWVEADDDLSHVLRTMEDNQIRRLPVIESHRLVGMVSEADLARHLDESQIAEFVERVYAR, from the coding sequence ATGACCACCGCACGGGAGATCATGAATTCCGGTGTCCAGTGCGTCAAGGAGGACCAGAGCCTGCTCGACGCGGCCCGGATGATGCGGGACCTGAACGTCGGCTCGTTGCCGATCTGCGGCAAGGACGACCGGCTGCACGGCATCATCACCGATCGCGACATCGTGCTGCGCTGCGTGGCCGAGGGCCGTGATCCCGCGTCGATGCGGGCCGGCGACATGTCGGGGCACCTGCACTGGGTCGAGGCGGACGACGACCTGTCGCACGTGCTGCGGACGATGGAGGACAACCAGATCCGCCGGCTGCCGGTGATCGAGTCGCACCGGCTGGTCGGCATGGTGTCGGAGGCGGACCTCGCCCGGCACCTGGACGAGTCGCAGATCGCGGAGTTCGTGGAACGCGTCTACGCCCGCTGA
- a CDS encoding carboxylate-amine ligase yields the protein MSEVTALPLPRVVSDLPLSVGVEEEFLLVDASTGELVPLAAEVLGGARSGLDLQTEITLYQVESATRVCRSMAEVREELLSARRALAALAGVHDARIVATGTPVLGGVYPPPLTDSDRYRTIAAEYGSLIDGLTICGCHVHVGIPDEETGVLISNHLRQWLPVLLAISANSPFANGRDTGYASWRYLSWSPWPSAGAPPWFESPEDYHRATGVLRSAGAALDPAMVYWDVRLSERHPTVELRVCDVAATVDEAVLLAALVRAIAATASAGVPAQRVPDLAVRTALWRSARDGLDGAGIEPLSGRLVPAQDMVRALVDWTRPALREAGDEDLVVDGIDRLLVDGTGAVRQRRAFRRRGSLADVVEMLVAQT from the coding sequence GTGAGCGAGGTCACCGCCCTACCGCTTCCGCGAGTCGTCTCGGACCTGCCGTTGTCGGTGGGGGTCGAGGAGGAGTTCCTGCTGGTCGACGCGAGCACCGGGGAGCTGGTGCCGTTGGCGGCCGAGGTGTTGGGCGGCGCCCGTTCGGGGCTCGACCTGCAGACCGAGATCACGCTTTACCAGGTGGAGAGCGCCACGCGGGTGTGCCGGAGCATGGCTGAGGTGCGTGAGGAGCTCTTGTCGGCACGGCGGGCGCTGGCCGCGCTGGCGGGTGTGCACGACGCGCGGATCGTGGCGACCGGGACCCCGGTGCTGGGTGGCGTCTACCCGCCGCCGTTGACCGACTCCGACCGGTATCGCACGATCGCCGCCGAGTACGGGTCGTTGATCGACGGGCTGACCATCTGCGGCTGCCACGTGCACGTCGGGATACCGGACGAGGAGACCGGGGTGCTGATCAGCAACCACCTGCGGCAGTGGCTGCCGGTGCTGTTGGCGATCAGCGCGAACTCGCCGTTCGCGAACGGGCGTGACACGGGCTACGCGAGTTGGCGCTACCTGTCGTGGAGCCCGTGGCCGTCGGCGGGCGCGCCGCCGTGGTTCGAGTCGCCGGAGGACTACCACCGCGCCACGGGGGTGCTGCGGTCGGCGGGGGCGGCGTTGGATCCGGCGATGGTCTACTGGGACGTGCGGCTGTCGGAGCGGCACCCGACGGTGGAGCTGCGGGTGTGCGACGTGGCGGCGACCGTGGACGAGGCCGTGCTGCTGGCCGCTTTGGTGCGGGCGATCGCGGCGACGGCGTCGGCCGGTGTGCCCGCGCAGCGCGTGCCGGACCTGGCGGTGCGGACGGCGTTGTGGCGGTCGGCGCGGGACGGGTTGGACGGCGCGGGGATCGAGCCGTTGAGCGGTCGGTTGGTGCCGGCGCAGGACATGGTGCGGGCGCTGGTGGACTGGACGCGTCCGGCGCTGCGCGAGGCCGGGGACGAGGACCTGGTGGTCGACGGCATCGACCGGTTGTTGGTGGACGGCACGGGCGCGGTGCGGCAGCGGCGGGCGTTCCGGCGGCGGGGGTCGCTCGCGGACGTGGTCGAGATGCTGGTGGCGCAGACGTAG
- a CDS encoding GGDEF domain-containing protein, which translates to MPALLDDVRFAFQPLFNLHTGGVVAVEALARPHDGTVQDLLRMAFRAGYLANTDVALACRAVRDAADHGLGLPLHVNLLALTVADKPELMAPLYGALREVGRTPADVVVEVGTPYSRAPRRLLVRGVERLREDGFRIGLDGVGEGDSPLSLLTEVRPDVIKLDREVVVALPTDPARFALAQALQHLCEHIGSLVVAEGVETEAQLAALRRLGVRLAQGNLLAGPQRRPKVDATIAAVLSEVSDPESVTSTMTAPLRRQAGPRVTDFLHPATTLPDSATSEEVRDVLANQPTVSGVVLVDGEGRPRWTVDRNRFLLAVTGPFGHALHAKREAARLADRPKLIGSGSSALELLDVVAHANRERTNDDLVVVDDDDRCLGVVRVADVVRGVAEMKVEQAAALSPLTRLPGSDSIAREVDRRILGGELFAVGWLDVDAFKRVNDSAGFAAGDDLIRAIGRALTEGAPSFPGVQVGHVGGDDFLVVAGLDEVVPFAAGVLDVPFEVEGRGVTLSLATLICAAGSVGSYREVSRLLAPLKEHAKSLRGTSWVLGRPGSDHVDVLRGGPHLAVG; encoded by the coding sequence GTGCCCGCCTTGCTGGATGACGTCCGGTTCGCCTTCCAGCCGTTGTTCAACCTCCACACCGGAGGGGTCGTGGCGGTGGAAGCGCTGGCCCGACCGCACGACGGCACCGTCCAGGACCTGCTGCGGATGGCGTTCCGCGCCGGGTACCTGGCCAACACCGACGTGGCGCTCGCGTGCCGCGCGGTCCGGGACGCGGCCGACCACGGGCTCGGTCTGCCGCTGCACGTGAACCTGCTCGCGTTGACGGTCGCGGACAAGCCCGAGCTGATGGCTCCGCTCTACGGCGCGTTGCGCGAGGTGGGGCGCACCCCGGCCGATGTGGTGGTGGAGGTCGGCACGCCGTACTCGCGTGCGCCGCGCCGGTTGTTGGTCCGGGGCGTCGAGCGGTTGCGGGAGGACGGGTTCCGGATCGGTCTGGACGGGGTCGGTGAGGGTGATTCGCCGTTGTCGCTGCTGACCGAGGTGCGGCCGGACGTGATCAAGCTGGACCGGGAGGTGGTGGTGGCGCTGCCCACCGATCCCGCCCGGTTCGCGTTGGCGCAGGCGTTGCAGCACTTGTGCGAGCACATCGGTTCGCTGGTCGTCGCGGAGGGTGTGGAGACCGAGGCGCAGTTGGCGGCGCTGCGCCGGTTGGGGGTGCGGCTCGCGCAGGGCAACCTGCTGGCGGGCCCGCAGCGCCGGCCCAAGGTGGATGCGACGATCGCGGCGGTGTTGAGCGAGGTGAGCGACCCGGAGTCGGTCACGAGCACGATGACCGCGCCGTTGCGGCGCCAGGCGGGGCCGAGGGTCACCGACTTCCTGCACCCGGCGACCACGTTGCCCGACTCGGCGACGTCCGAGGAGGTGCGGGACGTGCTGGCGAACCAGCCGACGGTCAGCGGCGTCGTGCTGGTGGACGGTGAGGGCAGGCCGCGGTGGACCGTGGACCGCAACCGGTTCCTGCTGGCGGTGACGGGGCCGTTCGGGCACGCCCTGCACGCGAAGCGGGAGGCGGCGCGGTTGGCGGACCGGCCGAAGCTGATCGGTTCGGGGTCCAGCGCGCTGGAGTTGTTGGACGTGGTGGCGCACGCGAACCGTGAGCGCACCAACGACGACTTGGTGGTCGTGGACGACGACGACCGCTGCCTCGGTGTGGTGCGGGTCGCGGACGTGGTGCGCGGTGTGGCCGAGATGAAGGTGGAGCAGGCCGCGGCGTTGAGCCCGTTGACGCGGTTGCCGGGCAGCGACTCGATCGCGCGCGAGGTGGATCGGCGCATCCTGGGTGGCGAGTTGTTCGCGGTGGGGTGGTTGGACGTGGACGCGTTCAAGCGGGTGAACGACTCGGCGGGGTTCGCGGCGGGTGACGATTTGATCCGGGCGATCGGGCGGGCGCTCACCGAGGGTGCGCCGTCGTTCCCGGGGGTGCAGGTGGGGCACGTCGGTGGGGACGACTTCCTGGTGGTGGCCGGGTTGGACGAGGTCGTGCCGTTCGCCGCGGGTGTGCTGGACGTGCCGTTCGAGGTGGAGGGGCGTGGGGTGACGTTGTCGTTGGCGACGTTGATCTGCGCGGCCGGGTCGGTGGGGTCGTACCGGGAGGTGTCCCGGTTGCTGGCGCCGTTGAAGGAGCACGCGAAGTCGTTGCGGGGCACCAGTTGGGTGTTGGGGCGGCCGGGCAGCGACCACGTCGACGTCCTGCGCGGCGGGCCGCACCTGGCGGTCGGCTAG